A genome region from Primulina eburnea isolate SZY01 chromosome 9, ASM2296580v1, whole genome shotgun sequence includes the following:
- the LOC140840570 gene encoding uncharacterized protein, which produces MSCLLRHRLRNNTNRTIDLREIDFNGCCTGVIRLEPHETRGNFPAAMYLRHGYNRRTIYKIVIAVDNDMVFGFLIPICFVAYFELIFDIDEGSHTLIVSGIEAQSTDYFPCWCLPLWNCFKDSGRLTDYVLISGFKAVKAKKKRRLRSGQEMMNIYVMINYDGERKKNDEGGFIWSSGAHTKWRGISIDKNNITLDGVADQICEALGLNASQTKLSFCHLPENYATHPSYIQDSRSLKEYLTFFPRIYKTIPKLHVKMVSST; this is translated from the exons ATGTCTTGTCTCCTTCGACACCGGTTGAGAAACAACACTAACAGAACCATCGACCTGAGGGAGATAGACTTTAATGGCTGTTGCACGGGAGTGATACGGCTGGAACCACACGAAACGAGAGGCAACTTCCCAGCTGCTATGTACTTGAGGCACGGTTACAACCGGCGCACCATATATAAGATTGTCATTGCTGTCGACAATGACATGGTATTTGGTTTCCTCATTCCCATCTGTTTTGTTGCATACTTTGAGCTAATCTTTGACATTGACGAGGGCAGTCATACGTTGATCGTGTCTGGTATCGAGGCACAGTCGACGGATTACTTTCCCTGTTG GTGTTTGCCTTTGTGGAACTGTTTTAAAGATAG TGGCAGGCTAACGGACTATGTTTTGATCAGCGGATTCAAGGCCGTTAAAGCTAAGAAAAAGAGACGTCTCCGCTCAGGCCAG GAAATGATGAACATTTATGTGATGATTAACTACGACGGAGAACGGAAGAAAAATGACGAAGGCGGCTTTATATGGTCCAGCGGGGCTCATACCAAATGGAGAGGTATTTCAATCGATAAGAATAATATAACCCTAGATGGAGTGGCCGATCAGATTTGCGAGGCTCTTGGTTTGAACGCTTCGCAAACCAAACTTAGCTTCTGTCATTTGCCAGAAAACTATGCTACACATCCCTCTTACATTCAAGACTCGCGATCTTTGAAAGAATATTTAACCTTTTTTCCGAGAATTTACAAGACCATACCCAAGCTGCACGTAAAGATGGTCTCAAGTACGTGA